TCCAGCAGTTCCTCCGCGCCGACCACCCCGCCCTCGGCGGCGACCAGCACCTCCAGCACCGCGAACTGCTTGCGGTGAGCGCCACGTACCGCCCGTCCCGGAACACCTCCCGGCGGAACGGGTCCACCCGAAGCCCCGCCAACTCCCGTACTGGCGGCCGCAGATGGGCCCGCCGACGGTCCAGCGCCCGCAGCCGCAGCACCAGCTCGCGCAGATCGAACGGCTTCGTCAGGTAATCGTCGGCGCCCAGCCCGAAACCCGACGCCTTGTCGTCGATCCGGTCCGCGGCGGTGAGCATCAGGATCGGGATCCCGCTGCCCGACGCGACGATCCGCCGCGCCACCTCGTCCCCCGACCCACCCGGCAGGTCCCGGTCCAGCACCGCCAGATCGTAGGAATTGACCGCCAGCAGGCCCAGCGCGGTGTGATCAGTACGCGCATGCCCCGAGCCTGGACGGCGCACCATATCGCCGGCGTATCCGCCGCCGCTCGCGCAAAAGGCCGGGCCCGGAGTGCTGAACACTCCGGGCCCGGCCGGTAGTAGCGGGGACAGGATTTGAACCTGCGACCTCTGGGTTATGAGCCCAGCGAGCTACCGAGCTGCTCCACCCCGCGTCGGTGAACCCAACTCTACAGCACTTCAGCGGCCGCCCCGACCAATCGACCCCGGCGCCGCGCCTGCCAGACAGCAGGGTCACCTACTTCCGGCCCCGGAGGGCCTCCTCCCCGGCCTCCACCACCTGGTCCTCCGGCACTCGGTGCACCAGACCCGGGGTTTCCACCCCTGCGGACCCTGCCTCCGCCGCCTGCGCCGCACCGACCGGCCTACTCTTCGCGGCGCCGACCCTCATCGCCCACTACGTGCACGCCCACCGCTACCTGCCCCCCGCGCCGTTCGTCGACGCCGTCCTGCGCCACTCCGCGACCTGCCGGTCGGGTCGGCGCGGAGCCGGGGCGGGCTGACTCGCTGCAGATTCTCGGTGCAGGGGGATTGACCCGGAGCCGACAGGTACCCAAAGGTTGCCCCCGAAACATAAGGATCCCGTTTCGAAATTTTCGAACTCTTCTGCCGGGAGCACCGCCATGGACCGACCAGCACCGCAGTTCACCACCGGACGCCGGGCCGCCCTCGGGATGGGTCTGGGGCTGGGACTCGCCGCCACCTCGCTCGGCGGCGCCGTGGGGCTGAGCGCCGACGCCTGGGCTGCCGCCGGCAACGGCGACGGGCCCGGCGAGGCCGCCCGGCCGACCGATCCGGGAAGCTGGGTGTCCTTCACGCCGCGCTCCGGGGCCTTCCCGCTGGTCGAGGACGGCCGGGCCGCTCCGGTCGTGGTCAGCGGCGCGGACCACCCCGGCGTGGTCCGCGTCGTCGGGGACCTCGCGGCCGACCTGGAGCGCGTCACCGGCGTCCGCCCGGCGGTCGTGCGCGACACCGTCCCGCGCGGCCGGACGGCGGTGATCGTCGGCACCATCGGCCGCAGCCCGCTGGTCGACGGCCTGATCGCGGCCGGCCGGCTGGACGTCAGCGGGATCGCCGGCAGCTGGGAGACCTCGCTGCAGGCCGTCGTCGACCACCCGCTGCCGGGCGTGGACCGCGCCCTGGTGATCGCCGGCAGCGACCAGCGCGGCACCGTCTACGGCGTGTACGACGCCTCCCGCGGGATGGGCGTCTCGCCCTGGTACTGGTGGGACGACGTCGCCCCGCAGCACCGCGACGCGGTGTACGCGCTGCCGGGCCGCCACACCCAGGGCACGCCCGCGGTGAAGTACCGCGGCATCTTCATCAACGACGAGAACCCGTCGCTCGGCACCTGGGCGCCGGCGTTCTTCGGCCCGGGCAAGGCGGCCGGCTTCCCCGGCGGCTTCACCGCCGACTTCTACGCCAAGGTCTTCGAGGCGATGCTCCGCCTGCGCGCCAACTACCTGTGGCCGGCGGTCTGGGGCCGCGCCTTCGCGGAGGACGACCCGCTGAACCACGCCACCGCCACCGCGTACGGCATCGTGATGGGCACCTCGCACGAGGCTCCGATGATGCGCGGCATCGAGGAGTGGAACCGGCACGCCGTGGCGGCGGTCCGCGACTCCGCGGGCAACGTCACCACCCCGGGCCACGACCCGTACGGGGGCACCGGCGAATGGTCGTTCCGCCGCAACGCCGAGGCGGTGAAGGCGTACTGGACCGACGGCGTGCGGCGGATGGTCGAGCAGGGCATCGAGGGCGTGGTCACCCTCGGCATGCGCGGCAACGGAGACGTCAGCCTGCCGGACGGCGACGGCATCGAGCTGATGACGGAGATCATCGCCGCCCAGCGGAAGATCCTCGCCGAGGTCACCGGCCGCGACCCGGCCTCCGTCCCGCAGGTCTGGACGCTGTACAAGGAGGTCCAGCGCTACTGGGACCGCGGCCTGCGGGTGCCGGACGACGTCACGGTGGTGCTCACCGACGACAACTGGGGCAACGTCCGCAAGCTCCCGGACCCCGCCGAGGGCGCCCGCGGCGGCGGCTACGGCCTCTACTACCACTTCGACTACGTCGGCGCGGGCCGCAACTACAAGTGGGTCGACACCACCTGCCTGCCCAACATGTGGGAGCAGCTCCACCAGTCCTTCGCCTACGGCAACCGCACCCTGTGGGTCGCCAACGTCGGCGACCTCAAGGGCAACGAGCTGCCCACCCAGTTCTTCCTCGACTACGCGTGGCAGCCGGACCGCTGGCCGCTCGGCCGGCTGACGGACTGGGAGATCGGCTACGCCCGGCAGAACTTCGGCGAGGCGCAGGCCCGGCAGATCGCCGAGGTGCTCTCCGCGTACGGGCAGCTGCAGTCGATCCGCAAGCCCGAGCTGCTCAACCGGCGGATCACCGTCGACCCGGCGAAGAACCCGGCGACCGACCCGTCCGCCATCGTGAACGACGACCGGGCGACCCCGTTCTCGCTCACCGACTACCGGGAACTGGAGACCGTCACCGCGCGCTGGAAGTCCCTGGCCGAGGACGCCGAGCGGATCGGGCGCCGCCTGCCGGCCGCCGCCCAGAACGCCTGGTACGAGCTGGTCGGCTACGAGGTCGCCGCCACCGCCAACCTGTACGCGCTGCGGGCCGCGCAGTTCACCAACCTGCTCTACGCCCCGCAGGGCCGGGCCCTGACCAACGACCTGGCCACCGCGGCCGAGGCCAGGCTCGCCGACGACTTCGCGCTCGCCGAGCGGTTCAACACCCGGGTCGCGGGCGGCAAGTGGAACGGGTTCCAGACCCAGCCGCACATCGACTACGGCGACGTCGACCGGTACGGCCCCAACGCCCCCTGGCAGCAGCCGGAGCGCGACAACGTCGCCCTGCCCGACGTGCTGTTCCCGGCCGTCGCCCGGATCGAGCTGCCGGACACCGCCGAGCTGGGCGTCGCCGTCGACGGCTCCGCCGCCTGGTGGCCGCACGAGCAGACCCCCGCCGTGCTGCCCGAGTTCAGCCCGTACCAGAGCCAGCCCGCCCAGTACCTCGAGGTGTTCAACCGCGGGAAGCGGCCCTTCGACTACCGGGTCGGCACGGGTGCGCCCTGGCTCACCGCGGACCGGCCCGCGGGACGGATCGACAAGCAGCAGCGGGTCGTCCTCACCGTCGACTGGGCGCGGGCGCCCTACGGCACCACCGAGGTGCCCGTCACCGTCACCGGGCCGGACGGGGCGAGCGTCGTCGTCAAGGCCGTGGTGAACCGTCCGAAACTTTCGAAGAAGGACCTGGCCGGGCACGTCGAGGCCAACGGCTACGTCGCCGTCGACGCCGAGCACCACACCCGGGCCGTCGCCGCGGACGGCGTGTCCTGGCAGCTCGTCCCCGGCATCGGCCGCACCACCGCCGGCCTCACCCCGGTGCCCGTCACGGCGCCCCGGCAGACGCCCGGCGGGTCGGGGCCGCGCCTGGAGTACGAGGTGACCCTGTTCACCACCGGTCCGGTCACCGTCTGGGCCCACCTCTCCCCGCGCAACGACGCCCTCGCCACCGGCGGGCCCGCCTACGCCGTCTCCTTCGACGACGAGGCGCCGCAGACCGTCGAGACCGTGGCGCAGAGCGGCGCCAACTCCGGGACGATGAACCCCCAGTGGGCCCTCGGTACCTCGGACAACGTCCGCCGCAGCGCCACCGTGCACACCATCACCGAGCCCGGTGTGCACCGGCTGACGTTCTGGATGGTCGACCCGACCGTGGTCCTGCAGCGCCTGGTGATCGACACCGGCGGCCTGCGGCCCAGCCTGCTGGGCCCGCCGGAGAGCCACCGGATCGGCTGAGCCCCGGCCCGCCCCGGTACGCCGGGGCGGGCCGCGGTTCATCCGCTGCGCCACCAGCGGCGCGAGGCCAGGCCCGCCAGCAGGGCGCCGGTGGCGTTGACCAGGACGTCGTCCACGGAGGAGACCCGGTCGAGCCGGAGCACGTACTGCGCGGTCTCCACCAGGACCGAGCAGCCCGCGCCGAGGGCCAGCACGCGCGGCACGGTGGCGAGCGCGGCGAACCGGATCGGGGCGAAGAAGGCCGGCGCCGCGAAGATCACCAGATTGCCGGCGATCCCGAGCGCCCCCATCGTCTCCAGGTCCCGGAACGGCACCAGGCTCACCCGCTCGGGCACCGTGCCCGCCCCGCCGCCGGGCATCATGGTCAGCCACACCAGCGGCACCGTCCCGTGCACCATCCCCACCTCGGCCAGCGACCGCCGCCACGCTCCCGCCACCCCGGCCGCCCGCCGGCGGTGGGCCAGGGCCGCGGCCACCAGCAGCGCCGGCGGCACCGTCGCCAGTCCGACGAACACCACCCCGTTGAAGGTGTCCAGGCAGCCGTGCCACCGCCCGGCCGTGCACCGCGGCGCGGACATCATCAGCGGCCGCCGCAGCACGAACGCCGCACCCCCGGCCCCCAGGACCACCAGGCTCAGCAGCAGGATCCGGCCGATCCGGCGGGGCGGTGCGGGCAGCGACAGTTCATCGTTCATCCGCCCAGTCAAGAGCAGTGTCCGTTGCAGCGGCGTATCGGGTTCTCGACACGCGCGCGACAGGCCGGCGGGCAGCGCGCCGGCCCGCCCGGGTCCCACCAATGGCGCAACCATCCGATGATCCACTCGTTGGTCCAGCCGACGGAGAGGGCATCCACCCGACGGTTTGGAGCGGCCGATGGAACTCAGGACACTGCCTCGGCCCCGGCTGGCCGTTCCGGGTTCCGGCCTCGGTCAACTCGGCTCCGCCGAGGCTGCGTTGGTGCGGCACTACCGGAGGCTGGCGTGTCTGGCGTACCTGACGCTGCCGGCCGGACGGGGGCGGCACGCGCGGGTGATGGCGGCGCACGCGGCCGTGCAGCGGTCCCTGCCGGCGAGGTTCGCGCGCACGGGCCGGGGTACCGCGGAGGACGAGGACGGGTACGCGGCGGCGCGGGTGCGGGTGCTGCGGGCGGCCCTGCGGCGGCGCGCGGCGGGCGGGCTGCCGCGCGCGTGGGGGGTGCGGCTGTTCACCCCGTCGACCGATGCGGACGCCGAGCTCGACGCGCGCCTGGCGACGCTGCCCGCGGCGGCCCGGGCCGGGTTCGCACTGCAGGCACTGGACGGTCTGGACCGGGCGGCCGCGGCCGCAGTACTGGCCGCGGCCGGGGTGCCCACCCCGCTGGACTCGGCCCGACTGGGCGCCGAACTGCTCACCGAAATGGACGAGTTGGGCTGGCCCGAGGGGGACCTTCCGCCCGGGTACGACGCCTGCACGGTGCATCTGCAGCCCGGCGATCTGCTGCGCCGCCGCCGGCTGACCGTGGCCCTCGCGGCCGCCACCGCCGCCGCGCTCGCCGCCGCGGCCCTTCCCTTCCTGCCGTCCCCCGCGCCCGGCGCCGGCCGGTCTCCCGCCGCTGCCGCGCCCGCGCCCGCGCGTCGGGCCGACGACCTGTGGCGGCACACCGCCCGGCTGAGCCTCGCCGTCTGGCCCGCCCGCGGCGACCTGGTCGACGACACCGCCCTGGTGGCGCGCGCCGTGACGGCCTGGCAGCAGGCGGGCGCCGACACCGCCGCCGAGCCGGGCAGCACGCCCGCCCCGCCCGCCGGGACGCCCCAACTCCTTTACGCGGGGCGGCTGGACGGGACACCGGTGGTCCTGCTGACGGACGGGACGCGCCTGGCCCGGTACACCGATGCGGCGGCCGGCCCGGCGCTGGTCCTGGCCGCCGCGGAGGACAGCGACGTGACGGCGGGCGCCGCGGTGGTGCTGCAACGGGGGGCGGGTGGGGCCCGGTTCCTGCTGGCGCCGTGGGTGGCCCGGGCGGCGACCCGGCAGCTCGACCGTCCGAACGACGCCGAGCGCCCGCTGGCGGTCGGCGGCGGGGTGACCGACCCGGTGCCGGGGGCCGCGGCCGGGGGCTGCCCGGGGCCGGTGCTGCAGTTGCGGTCGGATCCGGTGGTGGCGGAGCAGCACGCGTTCCTGCTGGCCGACCTGGGCGGGCTGGTGCCCGCGCACCTCTCGTACACGCCGCCGCCGGACGGCTCCGGACCGGCCCGGCCGCCGCGCGAGGCGGTGGGCGCGCAGGCCCTGCGGCGGTGGGCGGCCGGTGCCTGCGAGGTGCCCGAATCCGGTCCGGGCGTGCGGCAGTTGAATCTGTGGGAGTTCGCCGACCAGAGCCTGCCGCAGAACGCGGGCGAGCTGGCCTGGGCGTGTCTGCGGGCCGATCACTGGGACGGCTCCGGCAGCGCCGCCTCGGCGGTGCTGCCGCCGAACGGGGCCCGCGCGGTCCGGCTGGCCCGGGCGGAGGGGCGGGCCTGCAGCCGCTACGAGCAGGACACCGTCGCCCAGTACCGGTGGCGGGCGCCGAACGGCGCCGAGTACCTGCTGGTCGCCGCCAGCCGTCAGGTCACCCGCCTGGCGGTGACCACGGCCAAGCGGCGCCTGGACCAGCCCGTCTCCGTCACCCGGACCCTGGCCGTCGACAACCCCGGCCCCGGCCCGGTCACCGTCGAGGCGACCACCGCCTCCGGCGTCCGCCTGCAGCCGCTCGGCTGAGCGACGGCCCGCAGGCCCAGCGCGGTCCGCGAGCTCAGCGGGCGGCCCGGTACAGCAGGGTGCGGAAGATCCCGGACAGGGTCGCGCCGACCAGCAGCGCGGCGCCGAGCAGCAGCGCGGCGAACGCGCCGGCCGCGATCGCGGGGCCGGGCCGGTTCGACTCGATGCCGAGCATGACCGCGACCAGGCCGAGCAGGAGGGCGAGCGCCAGCGGGGCGGCGATCCACAGCGAGCCGTAGATCTGCCGGGAGAAGGTGCTGCGGACCGTTCGGGCGGAGCGCCGGGCGGCTTCCCGGATCGGCAGGTCGTCGAGGACCAGGCCGGGCAGCACCAGGTAGGTCGCCACCGACCAGCTCACGCCGAGCACGGTGTCCAGCAGCTCGCCGACGCCGGGCAGCCGGTCGAGCTGCCGGACGGCGACCAGCACCGTACTGCTGAGCAGGCTCCACCCGAGCAGCTTGCGCCAACTGCCGAGCACGACAGCGAGGTTGGCCCCGAACGGGACGGGCCTGCCGTCCAGCGCCGCGGCGGCCGCCCGGGTCAGCGCGGCGCTGCAGGCGGTGAGCACGAAGCCGAGCGCCAGGTAGCCGAGGACGAGCGCGGCCAACGCGAC
The DNA window shown above is from Streptomyces sp. TLI_171 and carries:
- a CDS encoding glycosyl hydrolase 115 family protein — its product is MDRPAPQFTTGRRAALGMGLGLGLAATSLGGAVGLSADAWAAAGNGDGPGEAARPTDPGSWVSFTPRSGAFPLVEDGRAAPVVVSGADHPGVVRVVGDLAADLERVTGVRPAVVRDTVPRGRTAVIVGTIGRSPLVDGLIAAGRLDVSGIAGSWETSLQAVVDHPLPGVDRALVIAGSDQRGTVYGVYDASRGMGVSPWYWWDDVAPQHRDAVYALPGRHTQGTPAVKYRGIFINDENPSLGTWAPAFFGPGKAAGFPGGFTADFYAKVFEAMLRLRANYLWPAVWGRAFAEDDPLNHATATAYGIVMGTSHEAPMMRGIEEWNRHAVAAVRDSAGNVTTPGHDPYGGTGEWSFRRNAEAVKAYWTDGVRRMVEQGIEGVVTLGMRGNGDVSLPDGDGIELMTEIIAAQRKILAEVTGRDPASVPQVWTLYKEVQRYWDRGLRVPDDVTVVLTDDNWGNVRKLPDPAEGARGGGYGLYYHFDYVGAGRNYKWVDTTCLPNMWEQLHQSFAYGNRTLWVANVGDLKGNELPTQFFLDYAWQPDRWPLGRLTDWEIGYARQNFGEAQARQIAEVLSAYGQLQSIRKPELLNRRITVDPAKNPATDPSAIVNDDRATPFSLTDYRELETVTARWKSLAEDAERIGRRLPAAAQNAWYELVGYEVAATANLYALRAAQFTNLLYAPQGRALTNDLATAAEARLADDFALAERFNTRVAGGKWNGFQTQPHIDYGDVDRYGPNAPWQQPERDNVALPDVLFPAVARIELPDTAELGVAVDGSAAWWPHEQTPAVLPEFSPYQSQPAQYLEVFNRGKRPFDYRVGTGAPWLTADRPAGRIDKQQRVVLTVDWARAPYGTTEVPVTVTGPDGASVVVKAVVNRPKLSKKDLAGHVEANGYVAVDAEHHTRAVAADGVSWQLVPGIGRTTAGLTPVPVTAPRQTPGGSGPRLEYEVTLFTTGPVTVWAHLSPRNDALATGGPAYAVSFDDEAPQTVETVAQSGANSGTMNPQWALGTSDNVRRSATVHTITEPGVHRLTFWMVDPTVVLQRLVIDTGGLRPSLLGPPESHRIG
- a CDS encoding VanZ family protein — encoded protein: MNDELSLPAPPRRIGRILLLSLVVLGAGGAAFVLRRPLMMSAPRCTAGRWHGCLDTFNGVVFVGLATVPPALLVAAALAHRRRAAGVAGAWRRSLAEVGMVHGTVPLVWLTMMPGGGAGTVPERVSLVPFRDLETMGALGIAGNLVIFAAPAFFAPIRFAALATVPRVLALGAGCSVLVETAQYVLRLDRVSSVDDVLVNATGALLAGLASRRWWRSG
- a CDS encoding DUF6159 family protein, with the protein product MSEAHPVRASWGVLWRHRGLTAFPLLGGALTAAIGVAAAAPALLYGVAGAAGGVALAALVLGYLALGFVLTACSAALTRAAAAALDGRPVPFGANLAVVLGSWRKLLGWSLLSSTVLVAVRQLDRLPGVGELLDTVLGVSWSVATYLVLPGLVLDDLPIREAARRSARTVRSTFSRQIYGSLWIAAPLALALLLGLVAVMLGIESNRPGPAIAAGAFAALLLGAALLVGATLSGIFRTLLYRAAR